The Geodermatophilaceae bacterium NBWT11 genome has a segment encoding these proteins:
- a CDS encoding alpha-keto acid decarboxylase family protein, with protein sequence MRTLRSVSAHGCALSQCAATLALVTALDERPASRPTTTTVSVAEYLGARLLQAGVTDLFGVPGDFNLDLLDGLATVEGLAWVGSPNELGAGYAADAYARVRGLAVLITTYGVGELSAINALAGAAAEDAPLLHVVGSPRRAAVEAGALVHHTLADGEFGHFSRAAAELTVVTETLTLERAAEQIDTVVLAATTHRRPAYLSVPQDLALARIDAGPLEHRLTAASDPAALHAFETRVTELLVDAQRPVLVVGQLVPRFGLGADLADLAARAGVAVVTQLSARGVLDPEHPSFAGDHAGTMLDNGTAELVAAADVVVHVGTLLTSELTGFGSHRRPGVDTPFLAATEAGFGATATGRVLLPDALAALDRALAGRRGPRFARADRPVASTPVHAPDAPLTQAATWDLLAAALPEHTALLADTGTAYWGAAGMPLPADTVFGGQPVWSSIGYALPAVLGQGLADRARRPVLVIGDGAAQMTVQELSTIAAAGLAPVVLLLDNRGYTIERALQSPRASYNDVAAWDWCALVPALTGDRGRAVSVRTAGELSAALADAFADTTHLVFVQAHLDADDTPPLIDALARLATATKG encoded by the coding sequence TTGCGCACTCTGCGCAGCGTGTCGGCACATGGTTGCGCACTCTCGCAGTGCGCCGCCACCCTGGCGCTCGTGACCGCACTCGACGAGCGCCCCGCGTCCCGCCCGACGACCACCACCGTGAGCGTCGCGGAGTACCTCGGGGCCCGGCTGCTGCAGGCCGGTGTCACCGACCTGTTCGGTGTGCCCGGGGACTTCAACCTGGACCTGCTCGACGGGCTGGCCACCGTCGAGGGGCTGGCCTGGGTCGGGTCGCCCAACGAGCTGGGCGCGGGCTACGCCGCCGACGCCTACGCCCGCGTGCGCGGGCTCGCCGTGCTGATCACCACCTACGGCGTGGGGGAGCTGTCGGCGATCAACGCCCTCGCCGGGGCGGCCGCGGAGGACGCCCCGCTGCTGCACGTCGTCGGCTCGCCCCGCCGGGCCGCCGTGGAGGCCGGCGCCCTGGTGCACCACACGCTGGCCGACGGCGAGTTCGGGCACTTCTCCCGGGCCGCCGCCGAGCTCACCGTGGTCACCGAGACGCTGACGCTGGAGCGGGCCGCCGAGCAGATCGACACCGTCGTCCTGGCCGCCACCACGCACCGCCGGCCCGCCTACCTGTCCGTGCCGCAGGACCTCGCGCTGGCCCGGATCGACGCCGGCCCGCTGGAGCACCGGCTCACCGCGGCGTCCGACCCGGCTGCGCTGCACGCCTTCGAGACCCGGGTGACCGAGCTGCTGGTCGACGCCCAGCGCCCGGTGCTCGTCGTCGGCCAGCTGGTGCCGCGCTTCGGGCTGGGCGCCGACCTCGCCGACCTCGCCGCCCGGGCCGGCGTCGCCGTGGTCACCCAGTTGTCCGCGCGCGGCGTCCTCGACCCCGAGCACCCCTCGTTCGCCGGCGACCACGCCGGGACGATGCTGGACAACGGCACCGCCGAGCTGGTCGCCGCCGCCGACGTCGTGGTGCACGTCGGGACGCTGCTGACGTCCGAGCTCACCGGCTTCGGCTCGCACCGCCGTCCGGGCGTCGACACCCCGTTCCTGGCCGCCACCGAGGCCGGCTTCGGGGCCACCGCCACCGGCCGGGTGCTCCTCCCCGACGCACTGGCCGCGCTCGACCGGGCACTGGCCGGCCGCCGCGGCCCGCGGTTCGCCCGCGCCGACCGACCCGTGGCCTCGACCCCGGTGCACGCTCCGGACGCACCGCTCACCCAGGCCGCCACCTGGGACCTGCTCGCCGCCGCCCTGCCCGAGCACACCGCGCTGCTCGCCGACACCGGCACCGCCTACTGGGGTGCCGCCGGCATGCCGCTGCCCGCCGACACCGTGTTCGGCGGCCAGCCGGTGTGGAGCTCGATCGGCTACGCGCTGCCCGCCGTCCTCGGTCAGGGCCTGGCCGACCGCGCCCGTCGTCCGGTGCTGGTGATCGGCGACGGCGCCGCGCAGATGACGGTGCAGGAGCTGTCCACCATCGCCGCGGCCGGCCTCGCCCCGGTCGTGCTGCTGCTGGACAACCGCGGCTACACGATCGAGCGCGCCCTGCAGAGCCCGCGGGCCTCCTACAACGACGTCGCCGCCTGGGACTGGTGCGCGCTGGTCCCGGCGCTCACCGGGGACCGCGGCCGGGCGGTGTCGGTGCGCACGGCCGGCGAGCTGTCCGCCGCCCTGGCCGACGCCTTCGCCGACACCACGCACCTGGTGTTCGTGCAGGCCCACCTGGACGCCGATGACACCCCGCCGCTGATCGACGCCCTGGCGCGGCTCGCCACCGCCACCAAGGGCTGA
- a CDS encoding APC family permease, with protein sequence MAVADQERSTKGGLRRSLSVWQAIGLSVALMAPSMAANINPQGTASTVGRAVPLAFLLAAVGVLLVAYGFVRLCQYFQHAGSVYAFVGATLGPRTGLFSGFGLLGTYCFYGVVTASATGIFGTAFLTQVGIWPNPPSWGPFVIVAVALVAAYLLTVVPAKRGTSVLLSVEGVTVALILVIVAVVLVRLVGGSTPDEGTFADRGFTLDVFSVSPGTDVSAVFLGVVFGFLSFAGFEAAATLGEEAKNPRRDIPRAILGTALFGGVYFVVVTAVEMMAFGTDDAGVAAFTASPSLLGDIGTSYIGSWIGDVITLGAAISAFGCCLACVVGASRLVFAFSRDTASEGRETSGLAAVNGEGVPARAALASTLVMALIVAVSALFFGAQAEDTFFWSGTIGTLILLVAYVLTTVGAIRLVFVQKKLPGVPMWQVVIPAAALVVLGYTIIRNVFPYPAYADGAAFWFPVVAGGWLLVGLVAVLAKPAIARRAGAALMAAELGSREAVGS encoded by the coding sequence ATGGCGGTCGCCGACCAGGAACGGTCCACGAAGGGCGGCCTGCGCCGCTCGCTGTCGGTGTGGCAGGCGATCGGGCTCTCGGTCGCGCTGATGGCGCCGTCGATGGCGGCCAACATCAACCCGCAGGGGACGGCGTCCACCGTCGGGCGGGCCGTGCCGCTGGCGTTCCTGCTGGCCGCGGTCGGGGTGCTGCTGGTGGCCTACGGGTTCGTCCGGCTGTGCCAGTACTTCCAGCACGCGGGGAGCGTCTACGCCTTCGTCGGGGCCACGCTCGGCCCGCGCACAGGGCTGTTCTCCGGGTTCGGCCTGCTGGGCACCTACTGCTTCTACGGCGTGGTGACCGCGAGCGCGACCGGCATCTTCGGGACGGCGTTCCTCACCCAGGTCGGCATCTGGCCGAACCCGCCGTCGTGGGGGCCGTTCGTGATCGTCGCCGTCGCCCTCGTCGCGGCCTACCTGCTCACCGTCGTCCCGGCCAAGCGCGGCACCAGCGTGCTGCTCAGCGTCGAGGGCGTCACCGTCGCGCTGATCCTGGTGATCGTCGCCGTCGTGCTGGTCCGCCTGGTCGGGGGCAGCACCCCCGACGAGGGCACCTTCGCCGACCGCGGCTTCACCCTCGACGTCTTCAGCGTCTCCCCGGGCACCGACGTCTCCGCGGTGTTCCTCGGCGTCGTCTTCGGGTTCCTCTCCTTCGCCGGCTTCGAGGCCGCGGCGACCCTGGGGGAGGAGGCGAAGAACCCGCGGCGGGACATCCCCCGCGCGATCCTGGGGACGGCGCTGTTCGGCGGCGTGTACTTCGTCGTCGTCACCGCGGTGGAGATGATGGCCTTCGGCACCGACGACGCCGGGGTGGCCGCCTTCACCGCCTCCCCGTCGCTGCTCGGCGACATCGGCACGAGCTACATCGGCTCCTGGATCGGCGACGTCATCACCCTCGGTGCCGCGATCAGCGCCTTCGGCTGCTGCCTGGCCTGCGTCGTCGGGGCGTCCCGGTTGGTGTTCGCCTTCTCCCGGGACACCGCGTCCGAGGGCAGGGAGACCAGCGGGCTGGCCGCGGTGAACGGCGAGGGCGTGCCCGCCCGGGCCGCGCTGGCCTCGACCCTGGTGATGGCGCTGATCGTGGCCGTCAGCGCGCTGTTCTTCGGCGCCCAGGCCGAGGACACGTTCTTCTGGTCGGGCACCATCGGCACGCTGATCCTGCTGGTGGCCTACGTGCTCACCACGGTCGGGGCGATCCGGCTGGTGTTCGTGCAGAAGAAGCTGCCCGGGGTGCCGATGTGGCAGGTGGTCATCCCGGCCGCGGCGCTGGTCGTGCTCGGCTACACGATCATCCGCAACGTCTTCCCCTACCCGGCCTACGCCGACGGTGCCGCGTTCTGGTTCCCCGTCGTGGCCGGCGGGTGGCTGCTCGTCGGGCTGGTCGCGGTGCTCGCCAAGCCGGCCATCGCCCGCCGGGCCGGGGCGGCGCTGATGGCCGCCGAGCTGGGCAGTCGGGAGGCGGTGGGCAGCTGA
- a CDS encoding MFS transporter — MTPEPRTPGFALFWTASTVSTFGSYVTTVAVGVLVSVTLGGSSLDQGWVNAARWAPYLLVGLLAGVVADRVRRRPLLVGTGLGRGVVLALVPVLWATGGLTVASLAAVLFGFGLLAVFGDAAQQSLLPRLVPTAGLARANTALHQSEAVAQGGGPLLGGALAGVIGAPLTLAVDAVGQVVAAVLVWRTPLADPRPPRAPRRAVLGELREGLSWLYRHPTLCPLALATHVWFVGNAAVGTVAVAYSLDVLDLGAFGFGVTTAGAGVGALLGTSVAGAVGRRTGGPGTVVLGRALETLGVLTLAGLPLLVGPALPAAVLGQVLFGFGMGLEGPFEMTHRQTVTPDRLQGRTNATMRSLNRAAVVVGAPLGGALAVATSPRVALVAGAVLIAATAVGLTISGFRRADEVPAA, encoded by the coding sequence GTGACCCCAGAGCCCCGCACCCCGGGGTTCGCGCTGTTCTGGACCGCCTCGACCGTCTCCACGTTCGGCTCCTACGTCACCACCGTCGCCGTCGGCGTGCTGGTCTCGGTGACCCTGGGCGGCTCGTCGCTGGACCAGGGGTGGGTCAACGCCGCCCGATGGGCTCCCTACCTGCTGGTCGGGCTGCTGGCCGGGGTGGTCGCCGACCGGGTGCGCCGCCGGCCGCTGCTGGTGGGCACCGGGCTGGGCCGCGGCGTCGTCCTCGCCCTGGTGCCGGTGCTCTGGGCGACCGGCGGGCTGACCGTGGCCTCGCTGGCCGCGGTGCTGTTCGGGTTCGGGCTGCTCGCGGTGTTCGGGGACGCCGCCCAGCAGTCGCTGCTCCCCCGGCTGGTGCCCACCGCCGGGCTGGCCCGGGCGAACACCGCACTGCACCAGTCGGAGGCGGTCGCCCAGGGCGGCGGGCCGCTGCTGGGCGGTGCGCTGGCCGGGGTCATCGGCGCACCGCTCACCCTGGCGGTGGACGCGGTCGGTCAGGTGGTCGCCGCGGTGCTCGTCTGGCGCACGCCGCTGGCCGACCCCCGCCCGCCGCGGGCACCCCGCCGGGCGGTGCTCGGCGAGCTGCGCGAGGGCCTGTCCTGGCTGTACCGGCATCCGACGCTGTGCCCGCTCGCGCTGGCCACCCACGTCTGGTTCGTCGGCAACGCCGCGGTCGGCACCGTGGCGGTGGCCTACAGCCTGGACGTGCTCGACCTGGGTGCCTTCGGCTTCGGGGTGACGACGGCGGGGGCCGGTGTCGGGGCGCTGCTCGGCACGTCGGTGGCCGGTGCGGTGGGTCGGCGCACCGGCGGCCCGGGCACCGTCGTCCTGGGGCGGGCGCTCGAGACCCTCGGCGTGCTCACGCTGGCCGGGCTGCCGCTCCTGGTCGGCCCCGCGCTGCCTGCCGCCGTCCTCGGGCAGGTGCTGTTCGGGTTCGGCATGGGCCTGGAGGGGCCGTTCGAGATGACCCACCGGCAGACCGTCACCCCCGACCGGCTGCAGGGGCGCACCAACGCCACGATGCGCTCGCTGAACCGGGCCGCCGTGGTGGTCGGCGCCCCGCTCGGGGGTGCGCTGGCCGTCGCCACCTCACCCCGGGTCGCGCTGGTCGCCGGAGCCGTGCTGATCGCGGCCACCGCGGTCGGCCTCACGATCTCGGGGTTCCGGCGGGCCGACGAGGTGCCGGCGGCCTGA
- a CDS encoding epoxide hydrolase produces the protein MADTDVHPFTVDIPQAELEDLRERLARTRWPADQQLEGERGIPLELTKRLAAHMAGEWDWREHEAALNAHDQVRTTIDGTTVHALHVRAVDPDAPVVVLLHGWPGSVVEFQQVIGPLAETMHVVVPSLPGYGFSGPTPTGGWTSQRMAAAIAELMARLGYGSYVAHGGDWGSRVARDLAVVDAAHVAGIHVTMTMGLTDGSDQRAADRATTYAKELSGYNKTQATKPLSLAPALTDSPAGQLAWIAERFRDWTDPASDVLGPQTLGQVLANVAVYWFTGTAGSSSQLYWERREHPGDEWSATVPTGVCVLPHDIHLPSRSAVEAATTLVHWTELPRGGHFPGIEVPELLVEDIRTFVERVVR, from the coding sequence GTGGCTGACACCGACGTCCACCCGTTCACCGTCGACATCCCGCAGGCCGAGCTCGAGGACCTGCGGGAGCGGCTGGCCCGCACCCGCTGGCCGGCCGACCAGCAGCTCGAGGGCGAGCGCGGCATCCCGCTGGAGCTGACGAAGCGGCTGGCCGCGCACATGGCCGGGGAGTGGGACTGGCGCGAGCACGAGGCCGCGCTCAACGCCCACGATCAAGTGCGGACGACGATCGACGGCACCACGGTGCACGCCCTGCACGTGCGGGCGGTAGACCCGGACGCGCCGGTCGTCGTGCTGCTGCACGGCTGGCCGGGGTCGGTGGTGGAGTTCCAGCAGGTGATCGGGCCGTTGGCCGAGACGATGCACGTCGTCGTCCCGTCGCTGCCCGGGTACGGCTTCTCCGGGCCCACCCCGACCGGTGGCTGGACGTCGCAGCGGATGGCCGCCGCGATCGCCGAGCTGATGGCCCGGCTGGGGTACGGGTCCTACGTCGCGCACGGTGGCGACTGGGGCTCCCGGGTGGCCCGCGACCTCGCGGTGGTCGACGCGGCGCACGTGGCCGGCATCCACGTGACGATGACGATGGGGCTGACAGACGGGTCCGACCAGCGGGCCGCCGACCGGGCGACGACCTACGCGAAGGAGCTGTCGGGCTACAACAAGACGCAGGCCACCAAGCCCCTGTCGCTGGCCCCGGCGCTGACCGACTCCCCGGCCGGGCAGCTGGCCTGGATCGCCGAGCGGTTCCGTGACTGGACCGACCCGGCCTCCGACGTCCTCGGGCCGCAGACGCTGGGCCAGGTGCTGGCGAACGTCGCCGTCTACTGGTTCACCGGGACGGCGGGGTCGTCGTCCCAGCTGTACTGGGAGCGCCGCGAGCACCCCGGCGACGAGTGGTCGGCCACGGTGCCCACCGGGGTGTGCGTGCTGCCGCACGACATCCACCTGCCCTCGCGGTCGGCGGTGGAGGCGGCCACCACCCTGGTGCACTGGACCGAGCTGCCCCGGGGTGGCCACTTCCCGGGCATCGAGGTCCCCGAGCTCCTGGTCGAGGACATCAGGACGTTCGTGGAGCGGGTCGTCCGCTGA
- a CDS encoding M56 family metallopeptidase: MLPLSAVLLGVLAALLAWPVPAALARAGWTRRDPLAALVCWQAVGLAGGLSIIGALLVHGLSPWGHSLPEAWWHWVTGTPAEAPVRGDHWVAQTLAAVLALELLGVLALSLVRTARTRARHRDLLELLVSPAPDVDARVLESPVPAAFCIPGARPMLVLSSGMIEELDAGQLAAVVAHERAHLRERHHLLLLPFVAWRAALPVLPAADRAHDAVRDLVEMRADDVALAELSGPAPRRTLAQAIVAAAAGGAPQGALAVNGGPLAVRVTRLLEPPAPLPGWVRPAALAGALALLAVPTVLLVLPALLPG; this comes from the coding sequence GTGCTCCCGCTGTCCGCCGTCCTGCTCGGGGTGCTCGCCGCGCTCCTGGCCTGGCCGGTGCCGGCGGCGCTGGCCCGGGCCGGCTGGACCCGGCGCGACCCGTTGGCCGCGCTGGTCTGCTGGCAGGCCGTGGGGCTGGCTGGGGGCCTGTCGATCATCGGGGCGCTGCTGGTGCACGGGCTGTCCCCGTGGGGCCACTCGCTGCCCGAGGCCTGGTGGCACTGGGTCACCGGCACCCCGGCCGAGGCCCCGGTGCGCGGGGACCACTGGGTGGCCCAGACCCTCGCCGCCGTCCTCGCCCTGGAGCTGCTGGGCGTGCTGGCCCTGAGCCTGGTGCGCACCGCCCGTACTCGGGCCCGGCACCGTGACCTGCTCGAGCTGCTGGTCAGCCCGGCCCCCGACGTCGACGCCCGGGTGCTGGAGTCGCCGGTGCCCGCGGCCTTCTGCATCCCCGGCGCCCGGCCGATGCTGGTGCTGTCCTCCGGGATGATCGAGGAGCTGGACGCCGGTCAGCTGGCCGCCGTCGTCGCGCACGAGCGGGCCCACCTGCGCGAGCGGCACCACCTGCTCCTGCTGCCCTTCGTCGCCTGGCGGGCCGCGCTGCCGGTGCTCCCGGCCGCCGACCGGGCGCACGACGCCGTGCGGGACCTGGTCGAGATGCGCGCGGACGACGTGGCGCTGGCCGAGCTCAGCGGGCCCGCGCCGCGCCGCACCCTGGCCCAGGCGATCGTGGCCGCCGCCGCGGGAGGCGCCCCGCAGGGCGCGCTGGCCGTCAACGGCGGCCCGCTGGCCGTCCGGGTCACCCGGCTGCTGGAACCGCCGGCCCCGCTGCCGGGCTGGGTGCGCCCGGCCGCGTTGGCCGGGGCACTCGCGCTCCTCGCCGTCCCCACCGTGCTGCTCGTCCTCCCGGCGCTGCTGCCCGGCTGA
- a CDS encoding glutamine synthetase, with protein sequence MDQLDQHTRDERRAAAEALLPELEDAGVVGVALPWVDTSGITRVKTVPLAKLPSAAAWGVGMSPVFDGFLLDDSIVAGRFAGSAIGDLRLHPDLSRLTLLAGQPGWAWAPVDRYTQAGTPHVQCSRSLLRRLVAELADEGLSVRGAFEIEWVVADPDGLPEDSDAFVPALSGPAYGMTRLAEVSDYARDLLDALAAEGVTVDQFHPEYAGGQLEVSVGAEDPVGAADTALLVRNTITAVSAQHGLRVSFSPKVTADGVGNGGHVHLSLWRDGENLMSGGAGTFGLTAEGEAFTAGLLAHLPGLLAVGAPSVASYLRLVPSHWAGAFAAWGLENREAAIRFVTGPDGNRQASANVEVKSFDLAANPYLLMAACLAAGRAGLRAGGTLPDPVGVDPASLSEEGRREAGIRALPATLEEAVRAFEADTALAEAFGEELHATVVDVRRGEIALFENTSPEGVCRATRWKH encoded by the coding sequence ATGGACCAGCTCGATCAGCACACCCGCGACGAACGCCGCGCCGCCGCCGAGGCCCTGCTCCCCGAGCTGGAGGACGCCGGCGTGGTCGGCGTCGCCCTGCCGTGGGTGGACACCTCGGGGATCACCCGGGTGAAGACCGTGCCGCTGGCGAAGCTGCCCTCGGCGGCGGCCTGGGGCGTGGGCATGAGCCCGGTGTTCGACGGCTTCCTGCTCGACGACTCGATCGTGGCCGGCCGGTTCGCCGGCTCAGCGATCGGCGACCTGCGGCTGCACCCCGACCTGTCCCGGCTCACCCTGCTCGCCGGTCAGCCGGGCTGGGCGTGGGCGCCGGTCGACCGCTACACCCAGGCCGGGACGCCGCACGTGCAGTGCTCCCGCTCGCTGCTGCGGCGGCTGGTCGCCGAGCTCGCCGACGAGGGCCTGAGCGTGCGGGGCGCGTTCGAGATCGAGTGGGTCGTCGCCGACCCCGACGGGCTGCCCGAGGACAGCGACGCGTTCGTGCCGGCGCTGTCCGGCCCGGCCTACGGGATGACCCGGCTGGCCGAGGTCAGCGACTACGCCCGCGACCTGCTCGACGCCCTGGCCGCCGAGGGCGTGACCGTCGACCAGTTCCACCCGGAGTACGCCGGCGGGCAGCTCGAGGTCTCCGTCGGCGCCGAGGACCCGGTGGGCGCGGCCGACACCGCGCTGCTGGTGCGGAACACGATCACCGCCGTGTCGGCCCAGCACGGGCTGCGGGTGTCCTTCTCCCCCAAGGTCACCGCCGACGGCGTCGGCAACGGCGGGCACGTGCACCTGTCGCTGTGGCGCGACGGGGAGAACCTGATGTCCGGCGGGGCCGGCACCTTCGGGCTGACCGCCGAGGGTGAGGCCTTCACCGCCGGTCTGCTCGCGCACCTGCCCGGGCTGCTCGCCGTCGGTGCACCCTCGGTGGCCTCCTACCTGCGCCTGGTGCCCTCGCACTGGGCCGGCGCGTTCGCCGCCTGGGGCCTGGAGAACCGGGAGGCCGCGATCCGCTTCGTCACCGGCCCCGACGGCAACCGGCAGGCCTCGGCCAACGTCGAGGTCAAGAGCTTCGACCTGGCCGCCAACCCCTACCTGCTGATGGCCGCCTGCCTGGCCGCCGGCCGCGCGGGGCTGCGGGCGGGCGGCACGCTGCCCGACCCGGTCGGGGTCGACCCGGCCTCGCTCAGCGAGGAGGGCCGCCGGGAGGCCGGCATCCGGGCCCTGCCGGCCACCCTGGAGGAGGCCGTCCGCGCGTTCGAGGCCGACACCGCGCTGGCGGAGGCGTTCGGCGAGGAGCTGCACGCCACCGTCGTCGACGTCCGCCGCGGGGAGATCGCGCTGTTCGAGAACACCTCCCCCGAGGGCGTCTGCCGGGCCACCCGCTGGAAGCACTGA
- a CDS encoding BlaI/MecI/CopY family transcriptional regulator, whose product MASLGELERAVMERLWAAEGPVAATVLREELAASGERSIALTTVHTVLTRLESKGFVVHDDARPRRFAARSTREDHAADLMHEVLGQAGDRQAVLARFIGSASPGEAEMLRALLAGTD is encoded by the coding sequence ATGGCATCGCTGGGGGAGCTCGAGCGGGCCGTGATGGAGCGGTTGTGGGCCGCCGAGGGGCCGGTGGCCGCCACCGTGCTGCGGGAGGAGCTGGCCGCCTCGGGGGAGCGCTCCATCGCGCTGACCACCGTGCACACGGTGCTGACCCGGCTGGAGTCCAAGGGCTTCGTGGTGCACGACGACGCCCGCCCACGCCGGTTCGCCGCCCGCTCCACCCGCGAGGACCACGCCGCGGACCTCATGCACGAGGTGCTCGGTCAGGCCGGTGACCGGCAGGCCGTGCTGGCCCGCTTCATCGGCTCGGCCAGCCCCGGCGAGGCCGAGATGCTCCGGGCCCTGCTCGCCGGCACCGACTGA
- a CDS encoding TetR/AcrR family transcriptional regulator, giving the protein MRPRDAAATEQALLDAARARFATDGFDRTTIRAVAADVGVDAALVIRYFGSKQGLFTRAADLDLGLPDLTGVRAGDLARVLVDRFFAVWEDDPTFLALLRAATTSEVAAAAMREVFTAQVAPALAAVTDDRPAERAALVGATVLGFALARYVLRVPPLVAMSREDAQTWLGPTLRHYLLD; this is encoded by the coding sequence ATGCGCCCCCGCGATGCCGCCGCCACCGAGCAGGCCCTGCTCGACGCGGCCCGGGCCCGGTTCGCCACCGACGGCTTCGACCGCACGACGATCCGCGCGGTGGCCGCCGACGTCGGCGTCGACGCCGCACTCGTCATCCGGTACTTCGGCAGCAAGCAGGGGTTGTTCACCCGAGCTGCCGACCTCGACCTGGGGCTCCCCGACCTCACCGGCGTGCGGGCCGGGGACCTGGCGCGGGTGCTGGTCGACCGGTTCTTCGCCGTCTGGGAGGACGACCCCACGTTCCTGGCCCTGCTGCGCGCGGCGACCACCAGCGAGGTGGCCGCCGCTGCGATGCGGGAGGTGTTCACCGCCCAGGTGGCCCCGGCGCTGGCCGCGGTGACCGACGACCGACCCGCCGAGCGCGCCGCCCTGGTGGGCGCCACCGTGCTCGGCTTCGCTCTGGCCCGGTACGTGCTGCGCGTCCCCCCGCTGGTCGCGATGTCCCGGGAGGACGCCCAGACCTGGCTCGGCCCGACCCTGCGGCACTACCTCCTGGACTGA
- a CDS encoding Lrp/AsnC family transcriptional regulator yields the protein MPTLDATDARILLALDDDPQASTMALSTRLGLARNTVHARLRRLEAEGALGAPSRRVEAAALDRGLLAFMTLSLSQRGGGEGAAAALAAIPEVVEVLATTGEGDLLARVVARDTADLYRITELVLTAPGVERASTVIALVEVVPMRLAPLLAQRARS from the coding sequence ATGCCCACCCTCGACGCCACCGACGCCCGCATCCTGCTGGCCCTGGACGACGACCCGCAGGCCTCCACGATGGCGCTGTCCACCCGGCTCGGCCTGGCCCGCAACACCGTGCACGCCCGGCTGCGCCGGCTGGAGGCCGAGGGGGCGCTGGGCGCACCGAGCCGACGGGTGGAGGCCGCTGCCCTCGACCGCGGGCTGCTGGCGTTCATGACGCTGTCGCTGAGCCAGCGCGGCGGCGGGGAGGGCGCGGCCGCCGCCCTGGCCGCGATCCCCGAGGTCGTCGAGGTGCTGGCCACCACCGGGGAGGGCGACCTGCTGGCGCGGGTGGTCGCCCGGGACACCGCCGACCTCTACCGGATCACCGAGCTGGTGCTGACCGCGCCGGGCGTCGAGCGGGCGAGCACCGTGATCGCGCTGGTGGAGGTCGTGCCGATGCGGCTCGCGCCGCTGCTGGCGCAGCGGGCCCGCTCGTAG